Genomic DNA from Candidatus Nitronereus thalassa:
GTTCCACCTTTCTTTTTTACGTGTGGGGTAAGGCTGATGTCGTGCGGGTTGGTTATGAACTCGATCAATTGTCCAAACAGAAGTTGGCCCTAGAGCAAGAACATGATCGCCTGCAAATTGTCTTTTCGCAATTGACAGCGATGGATCGCATTGCCCAGGAGGCGTCACGTCAGTTGAACATGAGAGCACCAGCCCCCGGTCAGGTCATTCTTGTGGCTGGGGGATTTCACAAGATGCCCGAGCAAAAGACAGAGCCACTTCGGGTCG
This window encodes:
- a CDS encoding cell division protein FtsL, giving the protein MKMMQWGFLIIALSSTFLFYVWGKADVVRVGYELDQLSKQKLALEQEHDRLQIVFSQLTAMDRIAQEASRQLNMRAPAPGQVILVAGGFHKMPEQKTEPLRVARQDLIGEAH